From Monomorium pharaonis isolate MP-MQ-018 chromosome 9, ASM1337386v2, whole genome shotgun sequence, the proteins below share one genomic window:
- the LOC105829250 gene encoding UDP-sugar transporter UST74c, with product MTEQEQNAMIARVASAFFYGLSSFMITVVNKTILTSYGFPSFQVLGIGQMLATILVLFVARRLRYVEYPNLETTTFTKIWPLPLIYIGNMIFGLGGTKQLSLPMFTALRRFSILMTMIAEYYILGVKARMSIQLSVYTMILGAVVAALNDLAFNLEGYVFILLNDLFTAANGVYMKKKLDSKELGKYGLMYYNSLFMLGPTVLLAWWMGELVLTLDFPGWTNPLFILQFSLSCVMGFVLSYSTLLCTLYNSALTTTIIGCLKNICVTYLGMVIGGDYIFSWLNFVGLNLSVIGSLVYTWVTFRKRESPQPKYTLLTESQASRNRIQAI from the coding sequence ATGACGGAACAGGAGCAGAATGCGATGATCGCGCGGGTGGCGTCGGCGTTCTTTTACGGGCTGTCGTCGTTCATGATTACGGTCGTCAACAAGACAATCCTCACGTCGTACGGCTTCCCGTCCTTCCAAGTGCTCGGGATTGGCCAGATGCTCGCGACGATCCTGGTCCTATTTGTCGCCAGGAGGCTGCGCTACGTCGAGTACCCCAATCTCGAGACGACGACCTTTACCAAGATATGGCCGCTACCGCTGATCTACATCGGCAACATGATCTTTGGGCTGGGTGGCACCAAGCAGCTGAGCCTGCCTATGTTCACCGCCCTGCGGCGATTCAGCATCCTCATGACGATGATCGCAGAGTACTACATCCTCGGCGTCAAGGCGCGCATGTCCATACAGCTGAGCGTTTACACTATGATTTTGGGTGCGGTGGTGGCCGCGCTCAACGATCTCGCTTTCAATCTCGAAGGCTATGTCTTTATCCTGCTGAATGACCTCTTCACCGCCGCCAATGGCGTGTACATGAAGAAGAAGCTGGACTCGAAGGAACTGGGAAAGTACGGGCTGATGTACTACAACTCTTTGTTTATGCTCGGCCCGACGGTTCTGTTGGCCTGGTGGATGGGTGAGCTCGTTCTGACCCTCGACTTTCCTGGCTGGACGAATCCGCTGTTTATCCTGCAGTTTTCACTCTCGTGTGTGATGGGTTTTGTACTGTCGTACAGTACTCTCCTCTGCACGCTATACAATTCCGCGCTCACCACCACCATAATTGGATGCCTGAAAAACATATGCGTCACGTATCTCGGCATGGTGATCGGTGGTGACTACATATTCTCGTGGTTGAACTTTGTAGGATTGAACCTAAGCGTGATAGGTAGTTTAGTGTACACTTGGGTAACGTTCCGTAAGAGAGAGAGTCCGCAGCCAAAGTACACCCTTTTAACTGAATCTCAGGCCAGTAGAAATAGAATACAAGCCATatga
- the LOC105829252 gene encoding ubiquinone biosynthesis protein COQ4 homolog, mitochondrial, which translates to MNRGGMIRLSKRRFATTCDAFLEDYAKHHVSLSPLQRALLTVGSAAISLANPFRGDMIACLGETTGTNALAHCHRQMKSTSEGRRILAEKPRVNTSTVNLSYLKDLPPGTVGRTYRDFLGDNNVSPDDRVAVQFVDDIELAYVMQRYREVHDIFHAMLLMPTTMLGEVSVKWVEALQTRLPMCLTGAIFGASRLRSRQRQLYLDHYLPWSINIGLNAKFLLGVYFEERWEQSLEDFHKEMNIVRLV; encoded by the exons ATGAACCGAGGAGGAATGATAAGGTTATCTAAGC GTCGTTTCGCGACTACCTGCGACGCGTTCCTGGAGGATTACGCCAAGCATCATGTATCCCTATCCCCCCTGCAGCGTGCGCTCCTCACGGTGGGCTCGGCGGCTATATCATTGGCGAATCCATTTCGGGGTGACATGATAGCGTGCCTCGGAGAAACCACCGGTACGAACGCCCTCGCGCACTGTCACCGACAGATGAAGAGTACGAGCGAGGGTAGGCGTATACTCGCGGAAAAGCCTCGTGTAAATACGTCCACCGTCAACCTCTCTTACCTTAAAGACCTGCCACCAGGAACCGTGGGCAGAACGTATCGCGATTTCCTGGGCGACAAT AATGTCTCGCCTGATGATAGAGTCGCGGTGCAATTCGTCGACGATATTGAGCTGGCCTACGTGATGCAACGGTATCGTGAGGTGCACGATATCTTTCACGCTATGCTCCTAATGCCGACAACGATGCTGGGAGAGGTGTCGGTTAAGTGGGTAGAGGCTTTGCAAACGCGTTTGCCGATGTGCTTAACTGGCGCGATATTTGGAGCCAGTCGGTTACGTTCTAG acaGAGGCAATTATACTTGGATCATTATCTCCCATGGTCTATAAATATCGGATTGAACGCAAAGTTCTTGTTAGGAGTATATTTCGAGGAGCGCTGGGAGCAATCCCTCGAGGATTTTCATAAAGAAATGAATATCGTACGCCTCGTATGA